The Leptodactylus fuscus isolate aLepFus1 chromosome 5, aLepFus1.hap2, whole genome shotgun sequence genome segment tagttatattcttgtacatagggggcagtattatagtagttatattcttgtacatagggggcagtattatagtagttatattcttgtacataggaggcagtattatagtagttatattcttgtacatagtagtattatagtagttatattcttgtacataggagtagtattatactagttatattcttgtatataggagcagtattatagtagttatattcttgtacataggagcagtattatagtagttatattcttgtatataggagcagtattatagtagttatattcttgtacataggaggtagtattatagtagttgtattcttgtacataggagcagtattatagtaatattcttgtacataggagcagtattatagtagttatattcttgtatataggagtagtattatagtagttatattcctgtacataggagtagtattatagtagttatattcttgtacataggagcagtattatagtagttatattcttgtacataggagtagtattatagtagttatattcttgtacataggagtagtattatagtagttatattcttgtacataggagtagtattatagtagttatattcttgtacataggagtagtattatagtagttatattcttgtacataggagcagtattatagtagttatattcttgtacataggagcagtattatagtagttatattcttgtacataggagcagtattatagtagttatattcttgtacataggagcagtattatagtagttgtattcttgtacataggagcaccaagcctggctaagccacctgagcaaaccagacattcaccaacctaacagcagccaaccaccaaaccaaaaacaccaacagatgataaccaaggccgaaataaaggcgaccacagaggcaaacagagagcggtacattgaagaatggagaaatgaaataaataatatatagtattatagtagttatattcttgtacataggggcagtattatagtagttatattcttgtacataggagcagtattatagtagttatattcttgtacatagggggcagtattatagtagttatattcttgtacatagggggcagtattatagtagttatattcttgtacataggaggcagtattatagtagttatattcttgtacatagtagtattatagtagttatattcttgtacataggagtagtattatagtagttatattcttgtatataggagcagtattatagtagttatattcttgtacataggagcagtattatagtagttatattcttgtacatagggggcagtattatagtagttatattcttgtacatagggggcagtattatagtagttatattcttgtacataggaggcagtattatagtagttatattcttgtacatagtagtattatagtagttatattcttgtacataggagtagtattatagtagttatattcttgtacatagaagcagtactatagtagttatattcttgtatataggagcagtattatagtagttatattcttgtacataggaggtagtattatagtagttgtattcttgtacataggagcagtattatagtaatattcttgtacataggagcagtattatagtagttatattcttgtatataggagcagtattatagtagttatattcttgtacataggagtagtattatagtagttatattcttgtacataggagcagtagtatagtagttatattcctgtacataggagtagtattatagtagttatattcctgtacataggagcagtattatagtagttatattcttgtacataggagtagtattatagtagttatattcctgtacataggagtagtattatagtagttatattcctgtacataggagtagtattatagtagttatattcctgtacataggagtagtattatagtagttatattcttgtacataggagcagtattatagtagttatattcttgtacatagggcagtattatagtagttatattcttgtacataggagcagtattatagtagttatattcttgtacatagggcagtattatagtagttatattcttgtacataggagcagtattatagtagttatattcttgtatataggaggcagtattatagtagttatattcttgtacataggaggtagtattatattagttatattcttgtacataggaggcagtattatagtagttatattcttgtacataggagcagtattatagtagttatattcttgtatatagggggcagtattatagtagttatatttttgtacatagggcagtattatagtagttatattcttgtacatagggcagtattatagtagttatattcttgtatataggagcagtattatagtagttatattcttgtacataggaggtagtattatagtagttatattcttgtatatgggggcagtattatagtagttatattcttgtacataggaggcagtattatagtagttatattcttgtacataggagcagtattatagtagttatattcttgtatatagggggcagtattatagtagttatatttttgtacatagggcagtattatagtagttatattcttgtacatagggcagtattatagtagttatattcttgtacataggagcagtattatagtagttatattcttgtatatagggggcagtattatagtagttatattcttgtaaataggaggtagtattatagtagttatattcttgtacataggagtagtattatagtagttatattcttgtacataggggcagtattatagtagttatattcttgtacataggagcagtattatagtagttatattcttgtacatagggggcagtattatagtagttatattcttgtacatagggggcagtattatagtagttatattcttgtacataggaggcagtattatagtagttatattcttgtacatagtagtattatagtagttatattcttgtacataggagtagtattatactagttatattcttgtatataggagcagtattatagtagttatattcttgtacataggagcagtattatagtagttatattcttgtatataggagcagtattatagtagttatattcttgtacataggaggtagtattatagtagttgtattcttgtacataggagcagtattatagtaatattcttgtacataggagcagtattatagtagttatattcttgtatataggagtagtattatagtagttatattcctgtacataggagtagtattatagtagttatattcttgtacataggagcagtattatagtagttatattcttgtacataggagtagtattatagtagttatattcttgtacataggagtagtattatagtagttatattcttgtacataggagtagtattatagtagttatattcttgtacataggagtagtattatagtagttatattcttgtacataggagcagtattatagtagttatattcttgtacataggagcagtattatagtagttatattcttgtacataggagcagtattatagtagttatattcttgtacataggagcagtattatagtagttgtattcttgtacataggagcaccaagcctggctaagccacctgagcaaaccagacattcaccaacctaacagcagccaaccaccaaaccaaaaacaccaacagatgataaccaaggccgaaataaaggcgaccacagaggcaaacagagagcggtacattgaagaatggagaaatgaaataaataactccaagaaactcaccgtgtaccaatccctacaaagggactacaccatggccacctacctggagagaatacgccaccccaagcacagacagaccctgagccggtacagactgagcgcccacaacctagagatagagacggggcgatacaggcagacgtacaagccacgggagaagagactgtgccagcactgtgaccagggggtcctagaagacgagacccacttcctgctacactgcaccaaatactcagctgtgagggccgtctactaccaaagactctctgcccacatcccagacttcagatctgcagacgagaagaggaaactctacatcctactgggagaagaagaagccactgtggagatcgctgcccaatacgtgtccagctgtcaccaaacaagaggaagatgagactccatggactgttatatttatcccaaaacacccgcccccgcccccacctccccatatagcagtcaccaacgaagaggaagacgagactccacggactgttataccccaaaccaaccgccctgccccaccccacctccaacccccccccatatagcagtcaccaacgaagaggaagatgagactccatggactgttataacccaaaccccccccatacccaccacccacccaacccaactcccccccacacacacacactttactagctttggcaatgccaaatacctattcggacgtgccaataaagcatttttttgatttgattattcttgtacatagggggcagtattatagtagttgtattcttgtacataggagcagtattatagtagttgtattcttgtacataggagcagtattatagtaatattcttgtacatagggggcagtattataggaattatattcttgtatataggagtagtattatagtagttatattcttgtacataggagcagtattatagtagttatattcttgtacataggagcagtattatagtagttatattcttgtacataggagcagtattatagtagttatattcttgtacataggagtagtattatagtagttatattcttgtacataggagcagtattatagtagttgtattcttgtacataggagcagtattatagtagttatattcttgtacataggaggtagtattataggaattatattcttgtacataggagcagtattatagtagttatattcttgtacataggaggtagtattatagtagttatattcttgtacataggagcagtattatagtagttatattcttgtacataggaggtagtattataggaattatattcttgtatataggagtagtgttatagtagttatattcttgtacataggagtagtattatagtagttatattcttgtacataggagtagtattatagtagttatagcggGGGATCTATCAGCAGAGAACCAGTGTATTAGCTACCGAGGATACATCTTGGCATTAATCCATCACCTTCACTGGATTAGCATCCATGCGGATCTTTCCCCAGGACACTGCCTCATCTGGTCTGGCTCCAGCATCTGACCCATCAAATTCCTGAGCAGTGTTCACATAAACAGCATAATCTGCACCGTTCCTCTGTAAAAAGAGAATACTTATCAGGGATGGCGGTGAGTTGTTCTTGAAGCAGCAGTAACAGTATGTGTGACAGGTCTGCTGACAGTTGTGGTAAATCAGTGAATGGGCTTTATGAACCCTTCTTCCACACTATAGGGGAGATCTATAAAGGACTTAAAGCAGGAGGCAGCTCACTACAAGCTCATGGCGCCTCCCTCTGGCTCCTGCCCGTCTTCCCTTACCATGAGGTTGGCGTTACAGATATGATGCTTCACCAGTCCTCCTCCCAGAATAATCATTCCTGTCTTCTTAGCGAACACCACAGAAGAATTCAGCCGCCGAATATCTGGTGGGGAACCAACACAACAATGATCTTTAATAGTGATAATACTATTATATacttatgatagatagatagatagatagatagatagatagatagatagatagataagatacagttagggccagaaatatttggacagtgacacaattttcgcgagttgggctctgcatgccactacattggttttgaaatgaaacctctacaacagaattcaattgcagattgtaacgtttaatttgaagggttgaacaaaaatatctgatagaaaatgtaggaattgtacacatttctttacaaacactccacattttaggagctcaaaagtaattggacaaataaacataacccaaacaaaatatttttattttcaatattttgttgcgaatcctttggaggcaatcactgccttaagtctggaacccatggacatcaccaaacgctgggtttcctccttcttaatgctttgccaggcctttacagccacagccttcaggtcttgcttgtttgtggatctttccgccttaagtctggatttgagcaagtgaaatgcatgctcaattgggttaagatctggtgattgacttggccattgcagaatgttccacttttttgcactcatgaactcctgggtagctttggctgtatgcttggggtcattgtccatctgtactatgaagcgccgtccgatcaacttggcagcatttggctgaatctaggctgaaagtatatcccggtacacttcagaattcatccggctactcttgtctgctgttatgtcatcaataaacacaagtgacccagtgccattgaaagccatgcatgcccatgccatcacgttgcctccaccatgttttacagaggatgtggtgtgccttggatcatgtgccgttccctttcttctccaaacttttttcttcccatcattctggtacaggttgatctttgtctcatctgtccatagaatacttttccagaactgagctggcttcttgaggtgtttttcagcaaatgtaactctggcctgtctatttttggaattgatgaatggtttgcatctagatgtgaaccctttgtatttactttcatggagtcttctctttactgttgacttagagacagatacacctacttcactgagagtgttctggacttcagttgatgttgtgaacgggttcttcttgaccaaagaaagtatgcggcgatcatccaccactgttgtcatccatggacgcccaggcctttttgagttcccaagctcaccagtcaattccttttttcttagaatgtacccgactgttgattttgctactccaagcatgtctgctatctctctgatggattttttttttttttcagcctcaggatgttctgcttcacctcaattgagagtttctttgaccgcatgttgtctggtcacagcaacagcttccaaatccaaaaccacacacctggaatcaaccccagaccttttaactacttcattgattacaggtttacgagggagacgccttcagagttaattgcagcccttagattccattgtccaattacttttggtcccttgaaaaagaggaggctatgcattacagagctatgattcctaaaccctttctccgatttggatgtggaaactctcatattgcagctgggagtgtgcactttcagcccatattatatatataattgtatttctgaacatgttttagtaaacagctaaaataacaaaacttgtgtcactgtccaaatatttctggccctaactgtagataCTATTATAATTACTAATAGTGAATCAGTGACGTCACCTTCAACAATGTCCAGCTTCAAGCCTGGGTTCTTGTAGGAGTGGAAATACAGCATGTCCCCCAGGGATCCATCTGTGAGCGCCGGGCTGTACACAGGAATATCATTCTGTCAGAGAGAGAAAGTCATTAGACTGTGCTCCAAACTTCCATGTCACCTTGTGGTGGGAGGGGCAGAACCCGTgtcacatagctcctccctcctGACTATTATTGTGTAGTGAGAGGAGCAGGCTCCATATGACGTAGCTCCTCCCACTTGTATGTCACCCTGTCGTCTGTCTAAGTCACAGAGGACTTTCTCTGACGCTTACCTTCTGGGCCCAATAATACACAGAATCGGGGTGATTAATTTCCTTTCCTAGGCGGGCGATCATCTTAGACGGAGTCCACTTAGTCCCCTGCAGTGGAGAAGAAGAGTTGTTGTTGGGTAAAGTCACTCATTATTAAGTATATCACACACAGGCCCAGCGTCCATCTTGCCCTCACCTCAGTGTCCTGCTCCAGCACCATCTGATCCAATATCGGTGTTATCCAGTCCTCAAACAAGCAGTAATTGTTATTGGGAACCAGCAGATTACCGATCCTGTAAGAAAGCGGACCCCAAATACATGAGCAGTTACAGGAGGGGGGGCCCCAAACTCTGCCCCGGATGTAATATTTGCTCACCTATTGATGCCCCTAGGCCTCAGCTCTGCCCCCTTCATGCTGAAGTCTCCTAGGTAGGTGGGGGCGAGACATTTGATCAGGTCCTCCTCTACACCTCCGGCTGTGGTGACGATGATATCGACCTGGACAGATAAAACACTCTTAATTTTCCATACACATAGCCATATAGCCATGTGTGGGTTTGTGGGCTTGTTTTTTGATGGCGCCAAATCCATTTGAAATGTTCGGAGGTGTCTGGCCTAGATTATATCAATATGTATTGTGGTAATGGGCTCAGCCAGGACCAAAGGCCTTCAATTCAGCATCTCACAGACAAATGGTAGACAGGATGAGTTCCTCCTCTGTGCGCTCACCATCTTGTGTTCTGCCAGGTATCGGATTGTCTCCCGTACTCCTGAGCTGATCAGGTTGGACGTGTACCCCAGTAAGATGACACAGCCGCCGGGGGAGGACAGCTTGGTGTCAATCTGTGGAGAAATAAAATAACTCTAGAAGTCTTGAATTTTCAGATATTAcctcttaaagaggtttttcccACAAAAGCAATGAACGTGCAGATCCCTGTTGTGAATGGAGCGACTGTCCGGCAGCACCAGCACCGCTCCGTTACTTACAATGGGAGTGTTAGAGCAAGCGCTATAAATGAATGGagtgtaagcagcacttttctctccgcaggtTTCGGGTGTAAACAGAACGGACCCACACggtctccattatagtctatggggtccgtgtgttttcccaggtaaccactttcctatgcgtataggtttccaccccaagcagactccccaaacacagatgtgaaccgggcctgagctaAAGAAATCCTCTTataatagtttgttacaatgtatcagtcatcTCACCGCATTTTGGGTCATGACAAAATAATGTAATAGACATGATGTCACGTGTGGTGCCAAGTGATGTCACAACAGTCATGTGACATGATATCTATTATCTTATGTCACAGGAGACCAGAGACCATAGTAAAGCCGTGTGTATCTAGACATCTAGCGAGTGTCATGCTACAAATCCACAGGTGACCCCTGGGCAGTTTCCAGCCTCTCACCATGTTGTTGACCTCCCGCACCGCCTGCCCATAGTGCGTGGCCTGGAATCCTGTGGTGAGGTAACTCTGCAGCAAGGCCTCATAGTCCACTCCGCGATTGAAATCGTATCCTCGGATCTGAGGTGTTCCTTCTGGTATGGCATCGCTGGGCATTAACACTGCACCCTTGGCTTCATTGGGCACCTCTTCTGCCATGGTGGTAATGTGAGCCTGAGAAAACAAAACACACtatatctgatatatatatataacatgtatagtaCATAGATGCACACATATCAGGAGTACAGAGCattggtatatacatatcacacaaaccgtacacagatacatatatatctcATATACGATACATGGGTATATCCCTAttacacagacacatatatatcAAAAGGTGTGTAGCAATTTGATGTAAAGACTAAATTCTGCTGAATACTTTCTGTAAAATCCTATTGAATGAAAACAAAGGTTACAAGCTTGAAAAACACAAGTTCGGGGGACACACACAAGCTCAgggaatatacagtacatatgaatACGCACaagctcgggggggggggggacactgacaCCCTCGGGGGATATAGATCAGTGTCTCACTTCATTATAACACAGTGCAGCCTTTTGTAACATTTTATGGACAAGAAATACAAAGTGTTCTAAATTCCAGGATTGTACAAAGTCTAGTAATGGACAAACCAGGGTCTCGCCTGAGTCATCAAGTGAGAAAGACAAAATGTTCTTTCACAGGACACCGTAATGTTAACCCTTCAATAAGGGGTTGTCAGGTTTCTAGTAGTGATGGCCTGtcacatagacttctatggggcaGCACTGCAATCTCTCCACTCACCTCTACAGTCTGTATAGCAAGAGAACAGCGCGGCTcgtatgtaaacattaccaagagCTGCGCTGTCtgtgtacagctgatctgcaggggtcacgGGTGTCAGCCCTCCACATATCTATTACTGATGGCTTCTCCTAAGGCTAGGCCATCAATACTGGcaaccagataatccctttaacacagGTATAGTACATGggtacagtatacggtatacatACAGGTCACTCgtacagtatgtgtgtatatacaggtcactTATACAGTGCACAGGTATATAAGCAGTGTCTGTAAAGTATTCGGTTATATATGCGttgcctgtacagtatataggtatgCACATTGCTAgtacagtatacatgtatatatgctTCACTCATACAGTAAAGGGGTAAATACAAATCGctcatacagtatgtgtgtatacgCTTCGCTCATGCAGTACACAGGTGTATACACATCACTTGTACAGTACACAGGTGTATACACATTGCTTGTACActacacagatatatacacatCTCTTGTACAGTACACAGGTGTATACACATTGCTTGTACActacacagatatatacacatCTCTTGTACAGTACACAGGTGTATACACATTGCTTGTACactacacagatatatacatatcTCTTGTACAGTACACGGTGTATATACACATCACGTACACTATACAGGTACAcgtatcacacatacatacagtacacggTGTATATAGAGACATATATATATTCCACTCACTTCCATCGTACAAAGCCGGCTCACATGTCGCACATTTTACTCAACGGAAGCCGCTCAGGAAAAACTTGTTAAAAGGCGGAGCTACAATACAGTCCTGACTAGGAAGCGAGGAAACCGACTGACCACGCCCACTATGCGGCGGCTCTCTCTAGGGGGCGTGGTTTAGACAGGTTTCCGGCCCTTCAGAGTTACCCGTCGCCTTCGACCAGGCCCTGAGCGCGTGACTGCCCCCCTGTACTGCTGGTGGAGACCCTTGTCACTAATTCTGGGGGTCTATATGGCATGAAATGGCACCACCCCATCCTGACcgtacacacatgtatatacccctCTCATGGTGCCATGTCATCAGCTGGTTCTGACAGGACTAGTCCCGTGGTTGCCCTGCTGTGTGCGGTGACACCTACATGGCCCCATAATGGTCTGACTACTGGGACCCTCAGTGGTGACAAGGACAGGGGGCCCGTGTCTGTAACGGAGTCAGTCAGTCCTATAGCCATTGCCTGTAACGACAGCTGCTTCCAGGGCCGTCACTTCATTCCAATATGGGGCCCAGACCCTTCCTCTCATGATCAGGGGGGTACAATGAGACTAATCACCCCTTACCCTACCGATACGGTGCGACTCCTGGAATTGTGTTCATCTAGGGCAGCATTGCAGTACCAAAACCCGCCACAACAGTTTGTGGGGCAGGTGTCAGTTGTAGAAGTCagttaacccctttaaactattgggggggagggggaataaaGTCACTCAGGGATTAGGAGATGTTCTCTGGTCCAGCCAAAAGTGATAAACTCAGAACACTATTCCTGGAAAGACTTTGCCTGTGCTAGTGTTGGCCGGATGCCATCCAGGAGTAGTGGTCATAGAGATTCATGTGGACTAGAGCGCTGGTAGAGGCGTCAGACAAGTGGGAAAGTCCAGGCAGTGGCGAGTGGCAAGCTGGGCCCCAAGGAGAACATGTTACCCCTTTACCCTCCACATCAATCccgcacaaactgcattcctgcacacagtattaagataagataagataatcctttaatagtcccaccttggggaaatttcagacagGACAGGATCTGtcctattatcccccatagtggcccctgcacacagtattatactccatagtggcacctgcacacagtattataccccatagtggcccctgcacacagtattataccccatagtggcccctgcacacagtattatgtcccatagtggcccctgcacacagtattatgtccccatagtggcccctgcacacagtattatcccccatagtggcccctgcacacagtattatgtccccatagtggcccctgcacacagtattatgtccccatagtggcccctgcacacagtattatgtccccatagtggcccctgcacacagtattatgtccccatagtggcccctgcacacagtattatgtccccatagtggcccctgcacacagtattatgtcccatagtggcccctgcacacagtattatcccccatagtggtccctgcacacagtattatcccccatagtggcccctgcacacagtattatgtccccatagtggcccctgcacacagtattatgtccccatagtggcccctgcacacagtattatgtccccatagtggcccctgcacacagtattatgtccacatagtggcccctgcacacagtattatcccccatagtggtccctgcacacagtattatcccccatagtggtccctgcacacagtattatgtcccatagtggcccctgcacacagtattatgtcccatagtggcccctgcacacggtattctgtcccatagtggcccctgcacacagtattatgtcccttagtggcccctgcgcacggtattatgtcccttagtggcccctgcgcacggtattatgccccatagtggccctgcacacagtattatgtcccatagtggcccctgcacacagtattatgtcccatagtggcctctgcacacagtattatgccccatagtggcccctgcacacagtattatcccccatagtggctcctgcactcagtattatgccccatagtggcccctgcacacagtattctgtcccatagtggcccctgcacacggtattctgtcccatagtggcccctgcacacagtattatgtcccttagtggcccctgcgcacggtattatgtcccttagtggcccctgcgcacggtattatgccccatagtggccctgcacacagtattatgtcccatagtggcccctgcacacagtattatgtcccatagtggcctctgcacacagtattatgccccatagtggcccctgcacacagtattatcccccatagtggctcctgcac includes the following:
- the DHPS gene encoding deoxyhypusine synthase isoform X2, whose protein sequence is MAEEVPNEAKGAVLMPSDAIPEGTPQIRGYDFNRGVDYEALLQSYLTTGFQATHYGQAVREVNNMIDTKLSSPGGCVILLGYTSNLISSGVRETIRYLAEHKMVDIIVTTAGGVEEDLIKCLAPTYLGDFSMKGAELRPRGINRIGNLLVPNNNYCLFEDWITPILDQMVLEQDTEGTKWTPSKMIARLGKEINHPDSVYYWAQKNDIPVYSPALTDGSLGDMLYFHSYKNPGLKLDIVEDIRRLNSSVVFAKKTGMIILGGGLVKHHICNANLMRNGADYAVYVNTAQEFDGSDAGARPDEAVSWGKIRMDANPVKVYAEASLIFPLLVAQTFARRQGDFSSREKEKEQDS
- the DHPS gene encoding deoxyhypusine synthase isoform X1, whose amino-acid sequence is MEAHITTMAEEVPNEAKGAVLMPSDAIPEGTPQIRGYDFNRGVDYEALLQSYLTTGFQATHYGQAVREVNNMIDTKLSSPGGCVILLGYTSNLISSGVRETIRYLAEHKMVDIIVTTAGGVEEDLIKCLAPTYLGDFSMKGAELRPRGINRIGNLLVPNNNYCLFEDWITPILDQMVLEQDTEGTKWTPSKMIARLGKEINHPDSVYYWAQKNDIPVYSPALTDGSLGDMLYFHSYKNPGLKLDIVEDIRRLNSSVVFAKKTGMIILGGGLVKHHICNANLMRNGADYAVYVNTAQEFDGSDAGARPDEAVSWGKIRMDANPVKVYAEASLIFPLLVAQTFARRQGDFSSREKEKEQDS